The sequence CCAAGAAGCTAACGAGAAGTGAGTCTCACTCTTCTCTCTGCTCTCTTCTTTACTTCTTTTGCTTCATTATCGCATAGTACATCAACAAAGATATGTATCGATATATCTCATTTGTCTTTTGCAGGGAAGAACCTCCCCAAGTGTTCATACACAAGTTTTAAAAGATTGGTGGCTTCTTGAATCTCAGGTTAATCAAAGCatgactctcttttttttttcctagcTATTTAGTTTGAATCTCTGTGTGTTACTTGGTAGATGGGTAGCACGTTAACCATGGCAAGTATGTTTTATGGTATTTAGAAGTTGCTAGACTTGTGGAATGTTAAGCTCCCACATGTAAGAATCGTatctcttaagtctctctctATGTTTGTAAACGTTCATGTTGTCTTATTCTTAGAGCTACAACACTTTGTCTATTTGTCTTTCCCGTCCATTTATCTTAAAGATgtaatgaaatttttttctcatattctgttttttttaaaacaagaaaattctaaatttttttgtaaGCTAACATATTCAGTATGAGTGTGTTCATAGATAAGCAATTTAAAATAGAAAGATTTTCATACATATAACTCGAAGTAATTACCTTCTAAATATATGCcaatatataatacaattatTCTCTGATATATGCCAATATGATGCAATTATCTTCTATCTTGTAATGTATATCTTCTTATGTATTCCAATATATAATGCAATTATCTTATAATGTATGCCAATATATAATGCAATTATTTTCAACTATATGCCATCATATAATGTGAATACACACCAAAAATCAAACTCAAGACAAGgtaagaaggagaagaagacgaTATGGGATCATGCTTATCGTCgccgtcatcatcatcaacattgCCACGCACAAGGACGGTAGATTACAAGGTAAACTATATCGCCAGGCCAACGCGTACCAAGCAGCAAGTACGAGCTAAACCATCTACCAAGCTATGTCTGATCTGTATGGACGAAAAGTCTCCCTCCGACATCTTCCGAGGAACCACTAGTTGCACTCACTCGTACTGCACCGAGTGCACGGTCCGTTACGTGACGACCAAGGTGGAAGAAAACGCAGCAAGGGCAAGGATCAAGTGTCCTGACATGAATTGCACGCAACTGATAGAGCCCTACACGTGTAGAGATTTGATCCCAAAGGACTTGTTCGTGCGATGGGACAAAGCCTTGTGCGAGTTGTTGATCATGTCTTCAGAGAAAGTGTACTGTCCGTTCGAAAAATGCTCGGCTTGTGATGGTGGTGGACGATGATGATGGTGAAAAAGTGACGCAGACGGAGTGTCCGTCTTGTCACAGACTGTTTTGCGCTCAATGTGAGGTGCCATGGCACGCAGGGAGTGGGTGCAaggagacgaagaagaagaagacgaggaaTAGCGACAAAGAAGATGCTTTGTTGATTGATTTggctaagaagaagaagtggaGGAGGTCAGGTGCCCTAAATGCAAATTCTACGTTGAGAAAGCCTCTGGTTGTTTGCATATAAGATGCAGGTCAGTACGCATTTTCATTACATATTAAGAAGTGTTATTGTAAAGTTCGTTTTAATTTGTTATAATTATTTGTCGTTACTTTTGATTATTTTGGTAGGTGTGGTTTCCAGTTTTGCTATCGTTGTGGATCACCGTCTATTAATCTTCATCACTCATGTGGAGTTGGTAGTACCTCATCAACCCCGTGGTAGCGAGACTATTCatttaaatatgttttagaACATTTTAATACGCTGTCGCTGTTATAAAGTTACATTATCTATTACAGCGCTCTTTTTTCctacatatatttatttgcGCTTGTTCTTCAAAGTACGGAAAGTTTTACTGAAGTAACTTGCGTAATTGCAACTTACTTGTGATCTTGCTGTGACACCTATCTTAAACTTCAAAAACTGCTAAAACCTAGAGAGAAAATCCGATCGAGAATTTATTAAGCGTgtgaaaaataattgaaaaaatatttgtatctatctatattttgaaaaataaaatctttcCGTAAGAagatttaattttctaaataagaGCATACGCAGTAGAGCATTTCTCCACAAGTTTCTTAAgaataaaatgagagatttTTGACTCACATACCATTTTCTCATCATCACGTACCAAGTTTCTCAAAAGAGTTTTTTAGCATTGCGCAAGCTCTCATATATTAGTGACCTGCAAGGTGATGTGTGATATGGAAAGCTATACTATTACATGTGCCATGTGTGGTAAAGAAACGTTTAGTTTAATTCAGTTTGTTCCAGAGCTATACTATTACATGTGTGATGTGGTACTCTTAGATCCTAAGGGTCAAGTgtctaaataaatatatattcccTCTGTTTCAAATTGTATTATGTTTTTGGTTAAAGACACGAGAATTAAGACATCCATTTTCTCATAAAGTAGTTATTGCCCCCCACCTCTCTTATCATTGCATTGATTTGCTTCCATTACACCAGTTCATTGTTCCACCGCCTcaataaatagtttttaagtATTGTTAGTAActctgaccaaaaaaaaaagtattgcaAGTAGCGAAAATATTCAGTATTCCATAAACATTAGTATTACAAATCTGTGTTGAGTGAGAATGAAaccttgttttttcttcttggtCAACAAACCTAATACCCTATAGATAGTTAAATAGAGATGAGAGGGGGGGCGGGCTTAGAGTCAAAATGTTGAGTCACGGGAATAGATAAGAGAGGCACAATGCACATGGCTAAAAGAAAAGACCCAAGCAAATGAGAACAACACTATCCTCACTCAGTCTGTATGTCCCCATCTACAATTTTGTAACATTCGTTGGTTAGATCATGTATATCCTCTATATCCTTCAACATTCTAACAAAGTATACATTCATTatcaattttgtatttttgtgtCCTACCAAAAAACTGTTGATATCGTCCTGTCTTTTTGTTTGTAGTGTGGTCTTGCTACCACGGGGTTGGCTTCTTTTTTTGGGTGGTCGACGAATTGACTTCtttttaataaacaaatttcaaataattataaattcaaGTAGCCTCGTTTTTTACTTAAGACATGTTTTTGAGAGTTAAATACTTGAGACATGTTTCTAACCAATAAGATTGCACAAACATAAAATGGTAGCATAAATTAGTAGACATGTTGAATCGTGAATTCTGTTGAACATGATAGGTACACCTTCATTAACGTATTTTTTTCAACTAAAATCGATCTATTTAAGAGTATTTAATTAAAGTTGGATCAAATAACGGAATTGTgataaattgaaaattttgcaTGCTAAATTCTTACAAACACTATAAAAAAACATGCAATTAACGACGACACATATCATCGTTAGTTTGTCATTGATCACTTACTAGCAATGAAATGTAAATTGTATTTACAGCATCTTTAATGTAAAACTcaattttttctttgaaaatggagtaaaagtaaaaatggagtaaaattgtTCCAACCCTACTCTATTTCTTACtctataatggagtgatgaacatacaaaaaatagattactctatttatagagtaaattttattatggagtgagatatagaattgggttggagcattccttactccatattcacttttactcaattttagaaaaaaaaatagagtaaagaTGGAGATGCCCTTATATGCACGTCATAACTTACAAATGAACGTAATGTTGTTGTAAAGGTCAGAAATCAATGTTAGTTCGACGTAACCTTACGTTGTATTGTTTCATTGTAATTAAATAGTAAATATTTGTTATTACTTAGTCGTAATGTTTCATAATTGCATGGTTTTGGAATACACCAAAAAACGACGATGAATTAACATCGATAATTGGTGTTAATTGGTCATAGCCATTACGACGAATTAAGTCCGTCGAAGTTAACTCTTTTAATATTGGTTGCGACCAGATATTTCGAAATCTCGATAAACGATTAGCCGTATTCTGCGGGATATAGCTTTGTTTTAGTTTCGTGCAGTTCCAAACTAGTATGTTCTTTTAATTATTCGTAGAGTATTAAACTATGCTCAGTTacgtttttagaatttttataaGAATGCTTGTctcatccttttttttttttatggaacTTTAAAATTGCGATCACTTCTaccaagaaagaagaaagaatatGAACAAGGAAAACGACATACATAAAGAGGTCCATAGAATTTAATGCGTCACATTTACTCCACCCATATGAATGTCTATTGAGTTTTATAAGATTtgacattaaattatattataattcaTCGCATTACACATTCAAAGAGGAAAACAAAACATGTAGctatttcttttataaaaaacgATTTTACTAAAGTATTGTAATGTTTTTGGCTGATATTGTAACAGTCGGTTTGTGTTTGAGTAATAAAATAGCCGtttgttgcaaaaaaaaaacagtgggTTTGTGATATATGATAGTTTATAGTAAAATGCTTATAAAAGTTGATTTAATTATCTATGTTAGCACACTTATCTTTTGAGTTACTTGTATAGAAAGAATTTAGTGTTAAACATGGTTGAACTGTAGTAACAGGACATATCAAAAAATGATTGGCGATATTACGTGAATGAGATCAAAATACATTAGAAATGTCATTGTATAATCAGTAAATAAGACATAAGATTTTGATAATTAACCCATCGACGATCGCACAGGATGAAGTCTCATTACAATGAACGACCGGACGTAAAAACTCTTTAGCAGTGGACAATCGGAGCTTAACAATTAGTATATTCTTAGGATAAAACAGAAACATGTTCGTATCATATGTGTTATACGAATttctgaataaaaaaaaataattttactttCGTAATTGCATGTAAAGTCAacgtatattaatttttatatgcaCATAATATTAGACATGTAAGAGATTGGCTTTTTTGATCCAAGCAACGAA comes from Brassica rapa cultivar Chiifu-401-42 chromosome A02, CAAS_Brap_v3.01, whole genome shotgun sequence and encodes:
- the LOC103852578 gene encoding LOW QUALITY PROTEIN: probable E3 ubiquitin-protein ligase RNF217 (The sequence of the model RefSeq protein was modified relative to this genomic sequence to represent the inferred CDS: deleted 3 bases in 2 codons) — translated: MGSCLSSPSSSSTLPRTRTVDYKVNYIARPTRTKQQVRAKPSTKLCLICMDEKSPSDIFRGTTSCTHSYCTECTVRYVTTKVEENAARARIKCPDMNCTQLIEPYTCRDLIPKDLFVRWDKALCELLIMSSEKVYCPFEKCSAVMVVDDDDGEKVTQTECPSCHRLFCAQCEVPWHAGSGCKETKKKKTRNSDKEDALLIDLAKKKKWRVRCPKCKFYVEKASGCLHIRCRCGFQFCYRCGSPSINLHHSCGVGSTSSTPW